A window from Salvia miltiorrhiza cultivar Shanhuang (shh) chromosome 2, IMPLAD_Smil_shh, whole genome shotgun sequence encodes these proteins:
- the LOC131008546 gene encoding uncharacterized protein LOC131008546, with protein sequence MDKKDKAKEKKEKRRQEISLLRTIPYSDHQRWWTSETIAVVTGANRGIGFEIVHQLALHGITVILTSRETGVGQEAAKVLQEGGLNVVFHQLDIIDPPSIEAFVEWVKEQYGGVDILINNAGVNYNAGSDNSVEHAEQVIETNYFGTKNMIKAMIPLMRPSEPGARIVNVSSKLGRLSGRRNRIENAEIRKKLENDELLSEELIDEVMNTFLQQVKDGTWKQGGWPHVFTDYSLSKLAVNTYTRLLAREFASRPEGQKIYINCYCPGWVRTAMTSWAGHISIEEGADTAVWLALLPDQFVTGKFFSERREINF encoded by the exons ATGGATAAAAAAGACAAAGCaaaagagaagaaggaaaagaGGCGCCAAGAGATCTCTCTCCTCCGTACCATCCCTTACTCCGATCATCAAAG ATGGTGGACCTCCGAAACTATAGCTGTTGTGACTGGTGCAAATAGGGGGATCGGATTTGAGATTGTGCACCAGCTCGCGTTGCACGGGATCACAGTCATTCTCACATCACGAGAGACAGGAGTTGGACAAGAAGCAGCAAAAGTCTTACAAGAAGGAGGTTTGAATGTAGTGTTTCACCAACTAGACATCATAGACCCTCCATCAATTGAAGCCTTTGTTGAATGGGTGAAAGAACAATATGGCGGTGTAGATATATTG ATAAACAATGCTGGAGTAAATTACAATGCTGGATCAGACAACTCTGTGGAACATGCTGAACAAGTTATTGAGACCAACTACTTTGGGAccaaaaatatgataaaagcaATGATTCCTCTTATGAGGCCTTCGGAACCAGGTGCCCGGATTGTTAATGTCAGTTCCAAATTGGGAAGATTGAGTGGGCGGAGAAAT AGAATTGAAAATGCTGAAATAAGAAAAAAGCTAGAAAACGATGAGTTGCTATCTGAGGAATTGATTGATGAAGTGATGAATACATTCTTGCAACAAGTAAAGGATGGGACTTGGAAACAAGGCGGATGGCCTCATGTATTTACAGACTATTCTTTGTCCAAACTGGCAGTTAACACTTACACAAGGCTGCTGGCGAGGGAGTTTGCTAGTCGTCCAGAAGGCCAAAAGATATACATTAATTGCTACTGCCCCGGGTGGGTGAGGACCGCTATGACTAGTTGGGCTGGACACATTAGCATAGAGGAAGGGGCTGACACTGCAGTGTGGCTTGCCTTGCTTCCGGATCAGTTTGTCACTGGCAAGTTCTTCTCCGAGAGGCGTGAGATAAATTTCTGA
- the LOC131008547 gene encoding uncharacterized protein LOC131008547, whose protein sequence is MISGSKRLLCYLAILLFLLIVQSSRAHLSSQNGMKADVFLSPVFVLGPGSVSNKFYYGIDFPRGHIAIKKFNAEVVDEEENPVPLHETYLHHWVVVGYRQRKGESSPEHFGDTGLLQYNSAFIRNSGMCDNSLVQYFGLGSETRKTATDVPDPYGIEVGNPADVPAGYEERWLLNVHAIDTRGAEDKLGCTECRCDLYNVTADQYGDALPPDYIGGMKCCHDGVRCRVKEGFQGKSRSLYLKYTVTYMDWDASIVPVQIYIFDVTDIWRKADESTGETASHYCLVEYDVEACPIGTANDGCIHTKSLTVSLPTGGDVIYGVGHQHSGGFGSTLFGEGGRVICSSVPTYGTGHEAGNEAGYIVGMSTCYPSPGSVKISAGETLTLISNYSSAQRHTGVMGLFYILIADSSAKPRSILHSPAQVHRSVITSYPGWLIALFGVGLVLAVVLVYNGRNERDEGYEEI, encoded by the exons ATGATTTCTGGTTCAAAACGCCTGTTGTGTTACCTAGCTATCCTCCTTTTCCTTTTGATAGTTCAAAGTTCACGAGCTCATCTAAGTAGCCAAAATGGGATGAAAGCCGATGTGTTTCTGTCGCCTGTATTTGTACTAGGGCCAGGATCAGTTTCAAATAAATTCTACTATGGGATTGATTTTCCAAGAGGCCATATTGCTATCAAGAAATTCAACGCTGAAGTGGTTGATGAGGAAGAGAATCCGGTCCCCCTTCATGAAACTTATCTCCATCATTGGGTAGTTGTAGGTTACCGTCAAAGGAAAGGTGAAAGTTCTCCGGAGCATTTTGGTGATACAGGACTGCTCCAATATAACTCTGCGTTCATAAGGAATAGTGGGATGTGTGATAATAGTCTTGTGCAGTATTTCGGGCTGGGGTCTGAGACGCGAAAAACAGCTACTGACGTCCCAGATCCTTATGGCATTGAAGTCGGCAATCCAGCCGACGTGCCTGCTGGATACGAGGAGCGATGGCTGCTCAATGTGCACGCGATTGACACCCGTGGAGCTGAGGACAAGTTGGGCTGCACCGAGTGCAGATGTGATTTATACAATGTGACTGCAGATCAATATGGTGATGCCTTGCCCCCGGATTATATCGGTGGCATGAAATGCTGCCATGATGGGGTTAGATGCAGAGTTAAGGAAGGGTTTCAGGGTAAGAGTAGAAGCCTCTACTTGAAGTACACGGTGACGTATATGGACTGGGATGCCTCCATCGTCCCTgttcaaatttatatattcgATGTCACTGACATATGGAGAAAGGCAGATGAATCCACAGGGGAAACAGCTAGTCATTATTGCTTG GTTGAGTATGATGTTGAAGCTTGCCCCATTGGTACGGCAAATGATGGTTGCATTCATACCAAAAGCCTAACTGTTAGTTTACCAACTGGTGGTGATGTTATATATGGTGTTGGACATCAACATTCAGGAGGCTTTGGTTCAACTCTTTTCGGAGAG GGAGGAAGAGTGATATGCTCATCTGTTCCAACTTATGGGACTGGACACGAAGCTGGGAACGAGGCTGGCTACATTGTCGGAATGTCTACCTGCTATCCTTCACCCGGCTCTGTCAAGATTTCAGCAGGGGAGACACTAACTCTTATATCCAACTATAGCAGTGCGCAGAGACATACAGGAGTCATGGGACTGTTTTACATCTTGATTGCTGACTCTTCAGCGAAGCCCCGTTCAATCCTTCATTCTCCGGCACAA GTGCATAGGAGTGTGATAACATCCTATCCTGGTTGGCTTATTGCACTGTTTGGAGTTGGTCTCGTTTTGGCTGTCGTGCTTGTTTACAACGGTAGGAACGAGCGAGACGAAGGGTACGAGGAAATATAG